CACCGCGACGGTCTCCGGCGTGTCGACCATGCACGCGGCACCGCTGGTGGTGCCGTCCATGACGTGCCAGGAGCCCCGGTCGAGGGCGTCGCCGTCGAACTGGTCGACGAAGGAGCACTGATAGCTGCCGCCACCGGCCCAGCCGGGCCGGTCGGGCACTGTGCCGCAGGCATCGCTCGGCCTCGGCTTCGCGGCGGCCGGCTCCGCCGCCGGCTCCGTGACGGGGGCCGGGGCCACCGTGCGGGCCCGGCTGGTGCGCCCGTCGGAGACGACGCGGTAGTGCCGCGGGCGGTCCGGGGAGCGCAGGGTGATCCGGAAGGTGCCCCGGCGCGACGCACGGTCCCGGCCGACCGCCTTCCAGCCGGCGCGGGCGCGTACCTGCAGCCGGACGGCGGCTCGCGGCCGCGCCTTGCCGGTGAACACGAGGCTCACACCGCCCTGCCGCGGCTTGTCGAGCGCCGGCGCCTTGCGGTTGCCGGCCTCGGCCGCGGGCGTGGCCAGCCCCCATGCCACCAGGCACATCATCACCAGCACGGTCAGCGTCCGAGCGCGCACCATCACCATCGGTCCCCCAGTCGAGTGGTCTCGCGGACGACGCTAGGAAAACAGCGCCCCCGCGCGGCACCACCGTGCAGCCGGGTTCTGTGGCCCCAAACGACGAGTGGTCCCAGGACGTTCGTCCCGGGACCACGCTGGCCGATCGGTCACCCGCCGGCCATCACCCATATCGGTGATCGTCGCTCAGCATCGCGTGTTCACTGCCACACCTTCACGTAGTCGACCTCGAGCGTCGAGGGCAGCACCGAGGAGCTGGCGATCTTGTTGACGCCGGAGTCGCTGATCAGCTGCGAGAACGCCATGATGAAGCGCTTGCGGAAGCTCGACGCGCCGTCGGTGTTGATCAGGCAGGTCTTGCCGTCGACCTTGATGATCAGCTTGTACGCCGTCCACTCCAGCGCGTAGGTGTGCCACTGTCCGCGGGTCGCGGCGCAGTTCCAGGCGGTGTTGAGGCCGTGCCGGGCCCCACCGTTGTCGTTCCACGAGTAGTGCAGGAACGGGATCGCCAGGTCCGGGTAGGCCGCATAGGTCTCGACGATGTCGATCTCGCCGGAGGCGGGCCAGAACGCGTCGCTGCTGTAGCGGGTGTCGGGCCACAGCCAGAACGCCTCGTGCGCCCCCGGTCCGCGCGCGACGTCGGACTTCATCCGGGCCTCGAACCGGCCGTACTGCTGGCTCCACTTCCAGAAGGTGTTGACCGCGCCGGTCGCGTACGGCGCCCGGGTGCCGTCCGCCCGCTGCGGGCAGGTCGCGGCGCCGCCCGAGGGCCGGGCCGTGAGCCGGAGGACCCCCGAGCCCACCGACACCGTCTGCGGGTTGTCGAGGTTGCACGCCAGGCTGCCGCTCGGCCCGTCCATGACGTGCCAGTACTGGCTGTTGAGCGTGGTGCCGTCGAACTCGTCGACGAAGGAGCATTTGTAGAAGCCGATCAGGTTCGGGCGGCGGACCCGCGGCCCGCAGGCGTCGCCCGAGGCGACGGCGGTCGCGACCGCCCCCGCCGTGGCGACCGGGGCTGCCGCCCTGGTCTCCGGCATCGCCTGCACCTGGAGGCCGAGCAGCAACAGCACCGCCGCGGCCAGTGACAGCACACGTTTGATCCCCATGATCCCCATGTCCCTCAGATCCCCCTGCGCTTCGTCCACCGCGACCGTCGCGGGTGGGCTCACCCGGACCTTAGGGGAAGAAGTGGGTCGACTGGAACCAGTTCCAGTCGCGATTGAGATGCCCCGGTCGGGCGTCGAGGTCGTACGACGTGGCTGGTGACAGCTGTGGCGCGGGTGTGCTAGAGCGCGAGATCCGCGTCGAGCCAGCGGGCGCCGACGGCGTCGATCTCGACGACGCGCGGGTCCGCCTCGGGGTCGCCGCCGGGGTCATCGGTCGCGTCGCCGGTGTCGTCCGCCGCCTCTCCGGTCGCACGGGTGATCCGGACCTCGAGCCGGGCCTCGGCCAGCCCCTCGGCGAGCCCGGTCCCCCACTCGACCACCGTCACGGCCTCGTCGAGGTCGGTGTCGAGGTCGAGGTCGTCGAGCTCGGCGCGGCCACCGAGGCGGTAGGCGTCGACGTGGACCAGCTCGGGACCATCCCCCAGGGACGGGTGCACCCGGGCGATGACGAAGGTCGGCGAGGTGACCTGGCCCCGGACGCCGAGCCCTTCGCCGAGCCCCTGGGTGAAGGTGGTCTTCCCGGCGCCGAGCTCCCCGCTGAGGACGAGCACGTCGCCGCGGGTCAGGCGCGCGGCCACGCGCCGGCCGAGCTCGCGCATCGCGGTGGCGCTCGCCACGTCGAGGAGGACGGGCGCCGGGCGCGCCATCTCGACGTACGGCGCGTGCCGGGCCGTCTCGACGAAGCCCATGTCACGCCAGAATCCGGCGGTACGGGGCAGCTCCTGACGGGCCAGGATCACGACCCGGCGTGCCCCGCCGCGAGCCGCCTCCAGCAGCCCGGAGCGGACCAGGTCACGGGCCAGTCCCCGACCGCGGGCGGCCGGGTCGATGCCGAAGCGGCGCAGGTAGACGGTCTCGCCCTGCTCGCCGACCGGGTCGAGGACCACAGCGCCCACCGGCCGCCCGTCGTCGAGCACGAGGAGTCCGCCGCCCGGCGCCAACATGGCGGCGATGGACCCCTCGGTCTCGGCCAGGGCGTCAGCGGGCGGGTCGAGTGGAGGGCGGCCGGCGAACGCGGCCCTGACGACGGCCAGCACGTCCGCGGCGGCCTCGGGGCCGACGCGCCGGGTCTCGAGGCTCATCGGGCGGCTGCCCTCGCGGACGCGGCGGTGATCAGCTGGTCGAGCTCGGCGTTGACCAGCTCGTGGCGCTCCATCAGCACCATGTGCCCCGCCCCTTCGCACTCGAGGAGCCGGGACCCGGGGATCCGGGACTGCAGCTTGCGGGAGTGGCCGATCGAGGTCAGCCGATCGGCGGTGCCGCAGATGACCGAGGTCGGGACCCGGCCCAGCACCTCGACGAAGTCGAACTTGTCGAGCCCGGCGAAGTGGGGGAAGAAGTCGGCGAGCACCTCGAACGGCGTGGCGGCCAGCATCTGGTCGACGAACTCGACGTATCCGCGGGGCACGTCGCCGCCGAACGCGAACCGGTCGGTGGCGACGGTGGCCACCGAGCCGCCGGCCCGGCGCACCGAGTCGACCGCGCGATGGCCGAGGTGCAGGGTGCGGACGACGCCCCTGGCGACCGGCCCGGCGAGGCGGGCGGGCACCATCGGGAGCAGGATCCGGGTCGGGTCGAGGCCACCGGCGGTCGTCGAGATCAGCCCGATCCCGACGACCCGGGGGCCGATCAGCTCGGGGTACTGCTCGGCGAACGCGACGATCGACATCCCACCCATCGAGTGGCCGACGAGTACCACGGGACCGTCGGGCGCGACCGCCTCGATCACCCGGTGCAGGTCGCGCCCGAGCTGCTCGATGGTGGAGTGGGCGCGGTCGGAGTTGCCGGAGCGACCGTGGGAGCGTTGGTCGTAGTAGACCGCGCGGACCAGGCCGCGGTACGCCGCGCGCTGGAAGTGCCAGCAGTCGAGGTTCAGGCAGAAGCCGTGGACGAAGACGACGGTGACGGCCGGCGGGTGCCCCTTCGCCCTCCGCACCGACCCTCCAGCCGACCGACCCGCCGACCGACCCGCCGACCGACCCGGCGTCGCGGACTCGACCTCGTCGATCTCGACGTGCAGCGGAAGGCCGTCGTCGGCCACCACGGTCACCGGCGCGGAGCGCAGCGTCCCGAAGGGGATCTCCTCGCCGGCGCGCCGGCTGATCGCCCGCTGCTGGCGCCGGATCCCGACGGCCGCCGTACCGGCCGCGGCGACGCCGAGCGCGCCGGCGAGCGACCCGATGATCCGGCCCCGGCGGCTCACGCGCCCTGCTCGTCGAGCTCGTGGAGGTAGGTGCGCGTCATCCGGCCGCCGATCCGGGTCACGATCTCGTAGTTGATGGTGCCCGCCGCCTCCGCCCAGTCCTGGGCGGTCGGCCCGCCGGCACCGCGCGGGCCCAGGACGACCACGTCGCTACCGGGCTCGGGCCGGTCGCCGCCGAGGTCGACGACGAACTGGTCCATGCAGATGGTGCCGCGGACCGGGCGCAGCTTGCCGTCGATGCCGACGGTGGCCTGCTGGGGAGCGCCCGGGGACGACGCATGTCGGGGGATGCCCTCGCCGTAGCCCACGGGGACCAGGCCCACGGTCGTGGCGTGCTCGGCGACCCAGCGGTGGCCGTAGGACACCGCGTCGCCGGGAGCGAGGTCCTTGACCAGGGCGAGGGGCGCGTGGACGGTCATGGCGGGCACCAGCCCGATGTCGGTGGCCTGTCCGGGTGCGGGGTCCAGGCCGTAGAGGGCGATGCCACAGCGGACCGCGTCGAAGCGGGCGCTCGGGCGCAGCAGCGCGGCCGCGGAGTTGGCGAAGTGCCGCAGCTCGGGGCGCAGGCCGTGCTCGCCGGCGAGCGCGAGGGCCTCGCGGAAGGCTTGCTCCTGGCGGTCGTTGGCGGGGTGCTCGGGCTCGTCGGCGCAGGCCGGGTGGGTCCAGATCCCGGTGATCCGCCAGGTGCCCGCTGCCTCGCCCGCGGCGGCGCGGGCGAACAGCGCCGCCCACTCGCCACGGCCGGCGCCGGCGCGGGACATGCCGGTGTCGAGCTTGAGCTGGACCCGCGCGGGCTCGGTGCGGCCGGCGAAGGCTGCGGCCATGGCATCGAGCTGCCCGACGCTGTGGGCGCTGACGTCGATCCCGGCGGCGGCCGCCGCGGCGTAGTCGGCCTCCGGCCCGCCGATCCAGCACAGCAGCGGTCCCTCGATCCCGCCGGCCCGCAACGCGAGCGCCTCCTCGACGGTGGCCGTGCCGATCCAGTCCGCCCCACCCTGCTGCGCGGCCCGCGCGCTCGCCAGCGCTCCGTGGCCGTAGCCGTCGGCCTTGACGACGGCGACCAGCGGGACGCCGGCGGTCGCGCGCAGCAACCGCGCGTTGGCTCGGATGGCCGCCAGGTCGACGACGATCCGGGCGGGGCCGAGCGGTGGGCGGGACATGGTCGAGGCCATGGTCCCATCGTCCCATCAGGGGGTGGTGAGACGTGCGAGCAGGGCCGGAAGGGCCGCCGCGACGTCGCCGGCGACGATCGGGCCGTGCCGGGCCGCGAGGGTGGCGGCGGCGCCGTGCAGCCAGGAGCCGACCGACGCCGCGTCGTACGGCGTGAGGCCGGTGGCGAGCAGTGCGCCGACGACGCCGCCGAGCACGTCGCCCGCGCCGGCCGTGGCCAGCCACGGGGTGCCGGTCGTGGTGACCCGCGCCGCGCCGTCGGGCCGCGCCACGACGGTGCGGCGCCCCTTGAGGAGCACCACGGCGTCGTGGGTGCGGGCGGCGCGGCCGGCGTGCTCGAGCCAGTCGGCCTCGACCTCGGCGCGGTCGACGTCGAGCATCCGGGCCAGCTCGCCGGCGTGGGGCGTGAGGACCGCCGGGCGCCCCCGGGCCAGGCCGGCGAAGGCCAGGGCGTCCGCATCGAGAACCAGCGGGACGCCGTCGGCGACCGAGCGGCGCACGGCGTCCTCGGCGCCCGCGTCACTCCCGGAGCCGACCACCCATGCCTGGACGCGGCCCGGGCCGACCACCTCGGGGTGCGCGGCCCGGACCAGGTCGAGGGCGACCGGGTCGCCGTCGTAGCGGACCATGCCCGCCAGTCCGCAGGCCGCGCCCGCCACGCTGAGCAGCGCGGCGCCGGGATAGGCGGCCGACCCGGCGCGGACCCCGACCACGCCGCGGGTGTACTTGTGCGCGTCGGGTGCCGGGCGCGGGAGCAGCGCGGCGACGTCGGCGGCCTGGAGAGCCTCCACCGGCGCGGCGGGCAGGTCGAGGCCGATGTCGACCAGATGGACCGCGCCGCAGGCTCGCGCGGCGGGGTCGACCAGATGGCAGACCTGGTGGGTGCCGAAGGTGACGGTGAGGTCGGCGGTGACGTGCGGCCCGTCGATCCGCCCGGTGTCGACGTCGACGCCCGACGGGACGTCGACGGCGACCACCGGGATCCCGGCCACGTGCGCCAGCGCCGCGACGGCCTCCGGCCGCAGCCCCGGGCGCCCGCCGATGCCGACGATCCCGTCCACCACCACGTCGAACCTGTTGCGGTTGGGGACCAAACCGCGCAATTCCGGGGTCGGAGCATGCAGTCTCTGCCCAATCGACGCCCATGGCACGGCACGCCCGCCGGCGGCTCGGAGCGCGTCGAGGCCACCGCGATGGGCTGCGTCGGAGAGCAGCCAGGCCTCCACCTGGACGCCGCGGCGGGCGAGCAGCGCACCGGCATACAGCGCGTCGCCGCCGTTGTCGCCCGATCCGACGAGCAGCAGCACCCGGCGTCCGTACGCGGAGCCGAGGAGGTCGAGGACGGCGTACCCCAACCCGGCGGCGGCGCGTTGCATCAGTGCCCCCTCGGGGAGCGCGGCCAGCAGCGTGGCCTCGGCCGCACGGACCTGCTCGACGGTGTGGGCGCGGATCACACCCCCACTCTGGCACGGCGTGCGGCTCAACGATCCAGGAAGTGCGTCCCCACCGCGTCGAGCAACGGGTTGCCGCCGTCGGGGTCGTCGCCGTAGTTGAGTGTCCACACGATGGTGCCACCGGCACCGCCGGCGCGCGCGTAGGCCGCCTTCGCCGCGATCGACCTCTCGTCCTCGTAGGAGAGGAACCCGGCCGGCTTCAGCCCCGGGTCGGCCGACGGCACGTAGCCGCCCGCGTAGGTGCGGTACGTCGACGACGCGGCCGCGTCCCAGTGCTCGACGCCGTGGGACAGGTAGCCGAGCTCCTTCAGCCTGGTCCAGGACAGGGCGGCGTCGTTGGTCTCGTAGACGTCGTTGTCCTTCGTGGACTGGCGCGGTCCGGTGATGCCGGGGCCGAAGTAGATGCCGTAGAAGCCGATGCCCATCCCGATCTTCTCCCGAGGCGCACCCGAGAGCTCGTAGGCGTCGATGCTGCTGTCGATGCTCACCGGACGGGCCGGGCCCTCGTCGTCGAGCGCACCGGAGAACCACGACTCCCATCCGGCGCCGTTCCAGGTCGTGCCGATGCCGTACGACATCAGGTTGTACTGGTCGACCAGCCAGGGCAGCTCGGCCTGCCAGTCGGCCACCTCGCCGTCGCGGAGCTCGTTGGTCTTCACCGCGTACCCGGGGAAGGTGACCAGGCCGGGGTCGGTCCGGTAGCGCGGCCGGGTGGCCATCTCGGCCCGCACCTCCACGATCAGCGCCCTCAGGCGCCGTACGGCTTCCTCGGTGGTGATGTCGACGCCGCACTCCCAGGCCTCGCCGCCCAGGCAGTTCTCCCAGTCGACGTCGACGCCGTCGTAGTCGTGCGCGACGAGGTAGTCCACGACGTTGCGCACGAAGCGGGACCGCACCGCGTCGGCCGTGGACGCGACGAACCCGCGCCCGTCGAAGCCGTCACCGCCGAGCATGAGCAGCGCCTCGACACCGGCCGCGTGGGCCTTCCGGACGAGGTGGTCCTCCACCGTGGTGCCCGGGTAGGGCGAGGCCGCGGGATCGTGCGCAGAGCCCGCGCCAGGCACGATCTCGCCGGGCGCGCCGTCGAGCGAGCCGCCGCCGGGCGCCACCCGGCCGAACACGAAGTGCGTCAGGTCGCCCATCTCGACCTCGTCGGGTCCGTACTCCTGGTCCCAGAACCAGCCGGCGTAGTAGCCGGTGACCCACGGCATGGTCCGCGCCGGACGGACGGCGATCGTGGTCGGTTCCGACGTCGCGCCGACCCCGACCACGCGGTACGTCGTCGTGGTCCGTGGGGTCGCGAGCAGGACGGTTCTGCCCGCGCCGTCCTCCACCCCGTCGCCGACCCGCCGCCAACCCCCGTCGGTCAGGGCCTCGAGCGCCACGGGGCTGCCCGGCCGGGCAGGTGTGAAGGTCGCGGACACCGGCAGCCGGGTGTGCGGGTCGGTGGAGGTGGGGGCGGACACCGCGGCGGTCCGCGGGCCGACGACGGCTGGCGCCAGCCGCACGCGGACGACCCGGGAGTGCCGACCGCGCACGCTCACCCGGTAGGAGGCGTCGGCGGCAGGCGTGATCCGGAAGGCGAAGCGACCGGTCCCGGTGGCGCGCTGGCGGTTGACCTTCGCCCAGCGTCGGCCCTCCCTGCGCTGCAGCACGACCCTCGACCGGGGCGCCGCCCTCCCCCGCAGCCGCACCGGGACGCCCGGCGCGACCGCCTCGGCCGGGCCGGTCAGCGTCGGACGCGGCCCCGGTCGCACGCTCTGCGCCGTCGGGACGGGAGCCGCCAGGCCGAGGGAGACCACGAGGCACACGACGAGGCAGGTCAGGAGCGCGACGACACGGCAGCGCGGGGACGGGTGAAGGGCTCTGCTCACCCTTCACCCTGACGCGCGCGCCGGCCCGGTCGACAGAGGCACGGGTCCCGTTCTCGCGGGCGCGGGGTCCCGGATCAGCTCTCCAGCACGACCACGGCGGAGGCGATGCCGCCGTCGTGGGTCAGCGAGAGGTGCACCGACGTCACCCCGAGCGCGTCCGCCTCGGCGAGCACGGTCCCGCGCAGCACGAACCGCGGGCGGCCGGAGTCCTCGGAGACGACCTCGGCATCGTGCCAGGACATCCCCCGCGGCGCGCCGAGCGCCTTCGCCAGCGCCTCCTTGGCGGCGAAGCGCGCCGCCAAGGATCGGATGTGCAGGTCGCGCTCGGGCTCGGTGAACAGCTTGGTCACCAGGGCCGGGGTACGCCGGCACGACTCCTCGAAGCGGGCGATCTCACACACGTCGATGCCGACGCCGATCACGGGCATCGCGTCATTCCACCGTGACGGACTTGGCGAGATTGCGCGGCTGGTCGACATCGTGGCCGAGCACGGTCGCGAGCTCGCAGGCGAACAGCTGGAGCGGGACGATCGCGACCAGCGGCTGGAGCAGGACGGGCACCTTCGGCAGCCGCAGCAGGACGTCGGCGTACGGCTCGATGGCGGTGTCGCCCTCCTCGGCCAGGCAGATGGTGCGGGCCCCGCGTGCGCGGACCTCCTGGATGCCGCTGAGCATCTTGCCGTGCAGGTGGTCGCGGCCCTGGGGAGGCACGACGCACAGGACCGGAAGGCCGTCCTCGACGAGCGCGATCGGACCGTGCTTGAGCTCGCCGGCGGCGAAGCCCTCGGCGTGGAGGTAGGCCAGCTCCTTGAGCTTGAGCGCGCCCTCGAGGGCCACCGGATAGCCGGCGTGGCGGCCGAGGAAGAGCACCGAGCGGGTCGACGCGTGGTCCGCGGCCAGGGCGTAGACCTGCTCGGCGCCGTCGAGCACGGTGTCGATGTGGTCGGGCATCGCCTCGAGGTGGCGCATGATCTCGTCGATCTCGTCGCCGAAGCGGGTGCCCTTGACCTGGGCGATGTAGAGCGCGAGCAGGTAGCAGGCGACCAACTGGGTCAGGAAGCCCTTCGTCGACGCGACGCCGATCTCGGGCCCGGCGTGGGTGTAGATCACCGCGTCGGACTCGCGCGGGATCGAGGAGCCGTTGGTGTTGCAGATCGCGAGCACCTTGGCCCGCTGGCTCCGGGCGTGACGGATGGCCTGGAGGGTGTCGGCGGTCTCGCCGGACTGGCTGATCGCGACGATCAGCGTGGTCGCGTCGATGATCGGGTCGCGGTAGCGGAACTCGGAGGCGAGCTCCACCTCGACCGGCGTGCGGGTCCAGTGCTCGATGGCGTACTTCGCGACCATCCCGGCGTAGAACGAGGTCCCGCACGCGATGATGATGATCTTGTCGACGTCGCGCAGCTCCTCGTCGGCCAGGCGCATCTCGTCGAGCTGCAGCTGCCCCGACGGCGTACGCCGCCCGATCAGCGAGTCGGCCACCGCGCGCGGCTGCTCGAAGATCTCCTTGCGCATGAACCAGTCGTGGCCGTCCTTCTCCGCCGACGACAGGTCCCAGTCGACGTGGAAGCGGCGGGCCTCGACCGGTCGGCCCCGGAAGTCGGTGACCTCGACCGCGTCGCGGGTCATCACGACGATCTGGTCCTGCCCCAGCTCGAGCGCCTCGCGGGTGTGCTCGATGAAGGCGGCGACGTCGGAGCCGAGGAAGTTCTCGCCGTCGCCCAGCCCGACGACCAGCGGCGAGTTGCGCCGCGCGGCGACGACCTTGCCCGGCTCCTCGGCGTCGATCGCGACCAGGGTGAACGCCCCGTCGAGCTGCTGGCAGACCCGCTGCATCGCGGTGGTCAG
This region of Nocardioides sp. L-11A genomic DNA includes:
- a CDS encoding glycoside hydrolase family 16 protein, encoding MGIKRVLSLAAAVLLLLGLQVQAMPETRAAAPVATAGAVATAVASGDACGPRVRRPNLIGFYKCSFVDEFDGTTLNSQYWHVMDGPSGSLACNLDNPQTVSVGSGVLRLTARPSGGAATCPQRADGTRAPYATGAVNTFWKWSQQYGRFEARMKSDVARGPGAHEAFWLWPDTRYSSDAFWPASGEIDIVETYAAYPDLAIPFLHYSWNDNGGARHGLNTAWNCAATRGQWHTYALEWTAYKLIIKVDGKTCLINTDGASSFRKRFIMAFSQLISDSGVNKIASSSVLPSTLEVDYVKVWQ
- the tsaE gene encoding tRNA (adenosine(37)-N6)-threonylcarbamoyltransferase complex ATPase subunit type 1 TsaE; amino-acid sequence: MSLETRRVGPEAAADVLAVVRAAFAGRPPLDPPADALAETEGSIAAMLAPGGGLLVLDDGRPVGAVVLDPVGEQGETVYLRRFGIDPAARGRGLARDLVRSGLLEAARGGARRVVILARQELPRTAGFWRDMGFVETARHAPYVEMARPAPVLLDVASATAMRELGRRVAARLTRGDVLVLSGELGAGKTTFTQGLGEGLGVRGQVTSPTFVIARVHPSLGDGPELVHVDAYRLGGRAELDDLDLDTDLDEAVTVVEWGTGLAEGLAEARLEVRITRATGEAADDTGDATDDPGGDPEADPRVVEIDAVGARWLDADLAL
- a CDS encoding alpha/beta hydrolase, which gives rise to MSRRGRIIGSLAGALGVAAAGTAAVGIRRQQRAISRRAGEEIPFGTLRSAPVTVVADDGLPLHVEIDEVESATPGRSAGRSAGRSAGGSVRRAKGHPPAVTVVFVHGFCLNLDCWHFQRAAYRGLVRAVYYDQRSHGRSGNSDRAHSTIEQLGRDLHRVIEAVAPDGPVVLVGHSMGGMSIVAFAEQYPELIGPRVVGIGLISTTAGGLDPTRILLPMVPARLAGPVARGVVRTLHLGHRAVDSVRRAGGSVATVATDRFAFGGDVPRGYVEFVDQMLAATPFEVLADFFPHFAGLDKFDFVEVLGRVPTSVICGTADRLTSIGHSRKLQSRIPGSRLLECEGAGHMVLMERHELVNAELDQLITAASARAAAR
- the alr gene encoding alanine racemase, whose translation is MASTMSRPPLGPARIVVDLAAIRANARLLRATAGVPLVAVVKADGYGHGALASARAAQQGGADWIGTATVEEALALRAGGIEGPLLCWIGGPEADYAAAAAAGIDVSAHSVGQLDAMAAAFAGRTEPARVQLKLDTGMSRAGAGRGEWAALFARAAAGEAAGTWRITGIWTHPACADEPEHPANDRQEQAFREALALAGEHGLRPELRHFANSAAALLRPSARFDAVRCGIALYGLDPAPGQATDIGLVPAMTVHAPLALVKDLAPGDAVSYGHRWVAEHATTVGLVPVGYGEGIPRHASSPGAPQQATVGIDGKLRPVRGTICMDQFVVDLGGDRPEPGSDVVVLGPRGAGGPTAQDWAEAAGTINYEIVTRIGGRMTRTYLHELDEQGA
- a CDS encoding NAD(P)H-hydrate dehydratase yields the protein MIRAHTVEQVRAAEATLLAALPEGALMQRAAAGLGYAVLDLLGSAYGRRVLLLVGSGDNGGDALYAGALLARRGVQVEAWLLSDAAHRGGLDALRAAGGRAVPWASIGQRLHAPTPELRGLVPNRNRFDVVVDGIVGIGGRPGLRPEAVAALAHVAGIPVVAVDVPSGVDVDTGRIDGPHVTADLTVTFGTHQVCHLVDPAARACGAVHLVDIGLDLPAAPVEALQAADVAALLPRPAPDAHKYTRGVVGVRAGSAAYPGAALLSVAGAACGLAGMVRYDGDPVALDLVRAAHPEVVGPGRVQAWVVGSGSDAGAEDAVRRSVADGVPLVLDADALAFAGLARGRPAVLTPHAGELARMLDVDRAEVEADWLEHAGRAARTHDAVVLLKGRRTVVARPDGAARVTTTGTPWLATAGAGDVLGGVVGALLATGLTPYDAASVGSWLHGAAATLAARHGPIVAGDVAAALPALLARLTTP
- a CDS encoding glycosyl hydrolase family 18 protein — translated: MSRALHPSPRCRVVALLTCLVVCLVVSLGLAAPVPTAQSVRPGPRPTLTGPAEAVAPGVPVRLRGRAAPRSRVVLQRREGRRWAKVNRQRATGTGRFAFRITPAADASYRVSVRGRHSRVVRVRLAPAVVGPRTAAVSAPTSTDPHTRLPVSATFTPARPGSPVALEALTDGGWRRVGDGVEDGAGRTVLLATPRTTTTYRVVGVGATSEPTTIAVRPARTMPWVTGYYAGWFWDQEYGPDEVEMGDLTHFVFGRVAPGGGSLDGAPGEIVPGAGSAHDPAASPYPGTTVEDHLVRKAHAAGVEALLMLGGDGFDGRGFVASTADAVRSRFVRNVVDYLVAHDYDGVDVDWENCLGGEAWECGVDITTEEAVRRLRALIVEVRAEMATRPRYRTDPGLVTFPGYAVKTNELRDGEVADWQAELPWLVDQYNLMSYGIGTTWNGAGWESWFSGALDDEGPARPVSIDSSIDAYELSGAPREKIGMGIGFYGIYFGPGITGPRQSTKDNDVYETNDAALSWTRLKELGYLSHGVEHWDAAASSTYRTYAGGYVPSADPGLKPAGFLSYEDERSIAAKAAYARAGGAGGTIVWTLNYGDDPDGGNPLLDAVGTHFLDR
- a CDS encoding holo-ACP synthase; translation: MPVIGVGIDVCEIARFEESCRRTPALVTKLFTEPERDLHIRSLAARFAAKEALAKALGAPRGMSWHDAEVVSEDSGRPRFVLRGTVLAEADALGVTSVHLSLTHDGGIASAVVVLES
- the glmS gene encoding glutamine--fructose-6-phosphate transaminase (isomerizing) translates to MCGIVGYVGPRSAEDAVIDGLRRLEYRGYDSAGIAVVHDGALTVEKRAGKLANLEKVLSESPIPAAEIGIGHTRWATHGPPNDSNAHPHTGAARRIALVHNGIIENFLDLRARVEADDHELLSDTDTEIVAHLVELQVQSGVDLTTAMQRVCQQLDGAFTLVAIDAEEPGKVVAARRNSPLVVGLGDGENFLGSDVAAFIEHTREALELGQDQIVVMTRDAVEVTDFRGRPVEARRFHVDWDLSSAEKDGHDWFMRKEIFEQPRAVADSLIGRRTPSGQLQLDEMRLADEELRDVDKIIIIACGTSFYAGMVAKYAIEHWTRTPVEVELASEFRYRDPIIDATTLIVAISQSGETADTLQAIRHARSQRAKVLAICNTNGSSIPRESDAVIYTHAGPEIGVASTKGFLTQLVACYLLALYIAQVKGTRFGDEIDEIMRHLEAMPDHIDTVLDGAEQVYALAADHASTRSVLFLGRHAGYPVALEGALKLKELAYLHAEGFAAGELKHGPIALVEDGLPVLCVVPPQGRDHLHGKMLSGIQEVRARGARTICLAEEGDTAIEPYADVLLRLPKVPVLLQPLVAIVPLQLFACELATVLGHDVDQPRNLAKSVTVE